A window from Acidimicrobiia bacterium encodes these proteins:
- a CDS encoding histidine ammonia-lyase — VGAIAERRIDRLLDKTRSHGLPAFLADDPGVDSGLMISHYTVAAMCAENKRLCTPASVDSLPTSGMQEDHVSMAWGAVRKLRKVVDNLRRILA; from the coding sequence AAGTGGGGGCCATTGCTGAACGCCGCATTGATCGACTTTTAGACAAAACTCGTTCGCACGGCTTGCCGGCCTTTTTGGCTGACGACCCGGGGGTGGATTCGGGTTTGATGATTAGCCACTACACGGTGGCCGCTATGTGTGCCGAAAACAAGCGCCTATGTACCCCGGCCAGCGTGGATTCGCTGCCTACCTCGGGCATGCAAGAAGACCATGTGTCGATGGCCTGGGGGGCGGTGCGCAAATTGCGCAAGGTGGTAGACAACTTGCGGCGCATTTTGGCCG